From a single Hypomesus transpacificus isolate Combined female chromosome 14, fHypTra1, whole genome shotgun sequence genomic region:
- the LOC124476739 gene encoding 5-hydroxyisourate hydrolase-like, with translation MSGQDSSPLTTHVLNTGDGLPAVRMPLSLHRLDSNLFIWNLITVGTTDEDGRCPGLITSDALTPGMYKMRFETGHYWKALDQTSFYPYVEIIFTIRNPNQILHLPLLLSRFSYSTYMGS, from the exons ATGTCCGGACAGGACAGTAGCCCTCTGACCACTCACGTGTTGAACACAGGGGACGGTTTACCTGCCGTCAGAAtgcccctcagtctgcatcGACTGGACTCAAACTTGTTCATTTGGAACCTCATCACAGTAGG AACAACGGATGAAGATGGTCGCTGTCCTGGACTCATCACCAGCGATGCTCTCACTCCTGGCATGTACAAAATGCGCTTTGAGACCGGCCATTATTGGAAGGCGCTAGACCAAACTTCCTTCTACCCCTATGTTGAG ATCATTTTCACCATAAGAAATCCCAACCAAATATTGCACCTACCTCTGCTTCTGAGTCGGTTCTCCTACAGCACCTACATGGGGAGTTGA